A stretch of the Gossypium hirsutum isolate 1008001.06 chromosome D07, Gossypium_hirsutum_v2.1, whole genome shotgun sequence genome encodes the following:
- the LOC107953613 gene encoding protein ORANGE, chloroplastic, with product MVCLSRVLTISCTVKPSPPYKPPSLSSRFVHTKCELKSRWRSMATEPDSSSSAQSVESDSPADKTAAGFCIIEGPETVQDFAKMELQEIEDNIRSRRNKIFLQMEEVRRLRIQQRIKSAELGIFKEEQESELPNFPSFIPFLPPLTSANLKVYYVTCYSLIAGIIIFGGLLAPTLELKLGLGGTSYADFIRSVHLPMQLSQVDPIVASFSGGAVGVISALMVVEINNVKQQEHKRCKYCLGTGYLACARCSSTGSLVLTEPVSTLNGGDRPLSTPKTERCSNCLGSGKVMCPTCLCTGMAMASEHDPRIDPFD from the exons ATGGTTTGTTTGAGTCGAGTGTTGACGATTTCTTGTACGGTAAAGCCTTCGCCTCCATACAAGCCTCCTTCTTTGAGCTCTAGATTTGTTCATACGAAATGCGAATTGAAATCGAGATGGCGATCTATGGCTACCGAGCCGGATTCATCTTCCTCCGCGCAGTCTGTTGAATCCGATTCTCCCGCCGATAAAACTGCCGCCGG ATTTTGCATCATAGAAGGGCCTGAAACAGTCCAGGATTTCGCTAAGATGGAACTTCAAGAAATTGAGGATAATATTCGAAGTCGGCGAAACAAAATCTTTCTCCAAATGGAAGAG GTTCGGAGGCTAAGGATACAACAGAGAATTAAAAGTGCTGAACTAGGTATTTTCAAGGAAGAGCAAGAAAGTGAACTTCCTAATTTTCCATCATTCATCCCATTCCTGCCTCCATTG ACCTCAGCAAATCTCAAGGTTTATTATGTGACTTGTTATTCTCTTATTGCtggaattattatttttggtggaCTTCTAGCACCCACT CTGGAGCTTAAGCTAGGACTGGGGGGCACATCATATGCAGATTTCATCCGTAGTGTACATCTGCCAATGCAGTTGAG TCAGGTTGATCCTATAGTGGCATCCTTCTCTGGAGGAGCAGTAGGGGTTATCTCAGCCTTGATGGTAGTCGAAATAAACAATGTTAAACAGCAAGAGCATAAACGATGCAAGTATTGTCTTGGAACAG GATATCTTGCTTGTGCTCGCTGCTCAAGTACCGGATCACTTGTTCTTACCGAACCAGTCTCGACACTAAATGGTGGAGACCGTCCTTTATCAACCCCCAAAACGGAAAGATGTTCAAACTGTTTGGGATCCGGAAAG GTTATGTGCCCTACGTGTCTTTGCACCGGAATGGCAATGGCAAGCGAACACGACCCACGAATTGATCCATTTGATTAG